In Toxoplasma gondii ME49 chromosome X, whole genome shotgun sequence, a single genomic region encodes these proteins:
- a CDS encoding hypothetical protein (encoded by transcript TGME49_223570), producing MPLPSAPPPPPLPASRAAVSRAHPATPPGPLPSFRPSPQSTASSFSSSPPPPPPPNSRPALPGSFGASLPSGQSASAPSHRPQCSGFRLGSFTSSSAPQPRLSPPTSLPPPPAPFPSRPCSPVTHAHPSVCPPPPPSACSSNATAGIASASARPPSLPSAPSPPHPVASPPPPVSPPPPTSSPAPSPSLASASRSSPSFPSGRCSCFAAFPLGQPLHAGAENACAVSADASACAWSHRSPSSVSSSCHAPSCCCISGSMDCSGSATRGALGACETPGTACVSSSCGFQPPSPAACCAHVSSPLPGFSAQRTAAPGCLQCSSCCAASASCSSATSVSPSNNAHVCGTTHFPCLTPPPPPPTFAASRGQDGAVRLQGSNEPCPVTPPPPPLSSPPASASFLVGNAAEGVMARNGWHPGVHTPGSVAGGDSDGRRASTSFHTVACCRHGGDDAGSAVPGAAVAAPKSEKRLGVPAPPGAPQGCAAVRVPPASLSGSGTQETCFSGGGVPPPPPEEGNGVWTGARASRRGAQKGEGSGDASGQDGFGKKRKKEEEFVCLLCDKAFRTAKKQEQHEEEEHLPCDYPGCTYSGPVHVMVMHKLKHLKNANGESLLDSEAEVAAWLAARKENFPSSRRAAKPKTPASTRPLPRPKSVLERILRETMESAYGRRLIHPAFFSSAFCPELPKMLPHPPLIYSLKREFRYAQLPRSPYTHPSGLCPSSFLVPPGAKGPARDTRAGGPGRSGPEVPLRPPLLYQLLAPEIRMYEDKLIAAIRFIVQSNFFLNEPREEPESEPLIQVIDEQTTTEAGVCPPASSAVFEAEKAEQEEAKNEKR from the exons ATGCCTCTGCCGTCCGCACCACCGCCTCCCCCCCTTCCCGCCTCGCGGGCTGCGGTTAGCCGCGCGCACCCAGCAACGCCCCCGGGTCCCTTGCCGTCTTTCCGTCCATCTCCACAGTCAacagcttcttctttttcttcttctccgccgccgcctccgccgccgaATTCTCGTCCGGCGCTGCCGGGATCCTTTGGCGCGTCCTTGCCTTCTGGGCAGTCTGCTTCGGCGCCGTCCCACCGGCCTCAGTGCTCTGGTTTCCGACTTGGCTCGttcacttcttcgtctgctcccCAGccccgcctctctcccccgacttctctgccgccgccaccggctccctttccttcgcgACCCTGTTCCCCAGtcacgcatgcacacccGTCTGTGTGTCCACCGCCTCCGCCGTCTGCCTGTTCTTCTAACGCAACAGCTGGAATTGCGTCAGCCTCCGCGaggcctccttctcttccgtcggctccttctcctccacatcctgttgcgtctcctccacctcCAGTTTCGCCTCCACCTCCTACGTCGTCGCCGGCGCCTTCCCCTTCCcttgcgtctgcgtcgcggTCGTCTCCGAGCTTCCCTTCTGGCCGATGCAGCTGCTTTGCGGCTTTTCCACTGGGCCAGCCGCTTCACGCAGGGGCGGAGAATGCTTGTGCGGTTTCTGCAGACGCAAGCGCCTGTGCCTGGTCGCATCGGTCgccgtcttctgtttcgtcttcttgccATGCACCTTCATGTTGCTGCATTTCGGGAAGCATGGACTGCAGCGGATCCGCGACTCGAGGCGCTTTGGGGGCTTGCGAGACGCCAGGAACTgcctgtgtttcctcttcctgtgGGTTTCAGCCTCCGTCACCAGCTGCATGCTGCGCCCATGTTTCGAGTCCTCTCCCTGGATTCTCCGCACAGAGGACAGCGGCGCCTGGCTGCCTGCagtgcagcagctgctgcgccgcttctgcgtcttgttcttccgcaacttctgtctctcctaGCAACAACGCGCATGTCTGTGGGACGACCCATTTTCCGTGTCTgacgccgcctccgccgcctccaaCGTTTGCAGCCTCTCGCGGTCAAGACGGAGCCGTCCGGCTTCAAGGCTCAAACGAACCCTGTCCGGTGAccccgccgcctccgccgcttTCATCTCCACCTGCATCTGCCTCTTTTTTGGTGGGGAATGCGGCAGAAGGCGTCATGGCGCGGAACGGGTGGCAcccgggtgtacatacaccgggTAGCGTTGCtggaggcgacagcgacggcAGACGCGCTTCGACTTCTTTCCACACTGTTGCGTGCTGCCGGCATGGAGGAGACGATGCAGGTTCCGCAGTCCCTGGTGCAGCTGTAGCCGCACCGAAATCCGAGAAACGGTTGGGTGTCCCTGCGCCTCCGGGAGCCCCTCAGGGATGCGCAGCTGTTCGGGTGCCTCCAGCTTCACTTTCAGGTTCAGGCACCCAGGAGACTTGCTTCTCTGGGGGTGGAGTTCCTCCTCCACCGCCTGAGGAGGGGAACGGCGTCTGGACAGGGGCAAGGGCAAGCAGGCGCGGAGcgcagaagggagaaggtAGCGGCGATGCCTCCGGACAGGACGGCTTtgggaagaagcggaaaaa ggaagaagagttcgtctgtctgctctGCGACAAGGCTTTCCGgactgcgaagaagcaggaacaacacgaagaggaggaacacCTTCCCTGCGACTACCCCGGGTGTACCTACAGCGGACCTGTCCACGTCATGGTCATGCACAAGCTGAAGCATCTCAAAAATGCGAACGG GGAGAGCTTGCTggacagcgaagcagaggtCGCGGCGTGGCTAgctgcgaggaaagaaaatttcccttcttctcgaaggGCCGCGAAACCGAAG ACACCCGCGTCGACGCGCCCTCTTCCACGACCGAAGAGCGTTCTGGAAA GGATTCTTCGAGAAACCATGGAGTCGGCGTACGGGCGTCGCTTGATCCATCCGGCTTTCTTTTCAAGTGCTTTCTGCCCTGAGCTTCCAAAGATGCTTCCACACCCGCCGCTGATTTACTCCTTGAAACGCGAATTCCGATATGCGC AATTGCCGCGTTCGCCCTACACTCACCCGAGTGGTCTCTGTCCGTCTTCCTTCCTGGTCCCCCCTGGTGCAAAAGGCCcggcgagagacacgagagcgGGAGGTCCAGGTAGGTCGGGACCAGAGGTTCCCCTGAGACCCCCCCTTTTGTACCAACTGCTGGCTCCCGAAATTCGCATGTACGAAGACAAGTTGATTGCGGCGATTCGCTTCATTGTCCAGAGCAACTTTTTCCTGAATGAACCTCGCGAGGAACCGGAGTCCGAGCCGCTTATTCAGGTCATTGACGAACAGACCACTACTGAGGCGGGTGTCTGCCCACCGGCTAGCTCGGCAGTTTTCGAAGCTGAGAAAGCcgagcaagaagaggcaaaaaacgagaaacggtAG